Proteins found in one Bombus terrestris chromosome 1, iyBomTerr1.2, whole genome shotgun sequence genomic segment:
- the LOC100647248 gene encoding uncharacterized protein LOC100647248, which produces MMAEKCKECGCKCVSCNQNDQQHGEMHLHVEIENLRQRLVEKDNHIVTMETQFLNEADKFPNGELASMKEELLIWQEKYSRLHEAHKRVQKVNQNLEDKLLRIVDKCETEKSAFTKDIATLSHRLADANYTIHRLTQDNEKYRNDVNLAIQLLQCKPSNFVGQKYDSLPSEVQAKVRTYIAQKKHSNDTAPADMKSITVPISTFPPTAMVYNVTKPVAENNSDDDTDESKPPVDVVSAAIMAKVLEDREKERVFGKHCDTCTCHRSILMVDAETQTNMPNVFSCNECTMKYAQNIEKHSDNLKNIDKSCQNKGSQNSLVHVVYHEGNESVSSKVHYQNNCTKISNHQQLSTRDKFLSRNAKIIDGLKEDGRVNVNMKVNFNKKNSIRRSDPQLQSVFQNQNENTIKQITHKTGDTCVNGKINIDKGKQTKSNKKCELQIDGKFSSNSWNKLDKESSSCSYIVPENCKNYFDRKELSQIDIINDRLWKNEWTKLKSQNKTKESKDKVNNDMEIDIINDRIWKNDRSAQETHHPTQLTLIEVKNIDSVTQQNDSGQVEVATSPSFSSDSIVISTSDPSSSSSDVAQLTGLRLHNVSNLKSNTQNRITGPRNCLVRVTPGSKNILLDNAGHYKTILYTSGNKINTALVHSKKLSRSESERTISTSSEESTPMLLHDNNQLQRVAEWVQSSVHMDNSGSNYTELKLNENMMDKSLSLTYLDESHTKCKLIENNRELYENSLENKCKDLVMNVQEFEEGNLNNDVNNFSLAVNNSDIEKEKDLISFDVPMEEDKVLPKISKKANPVDFDYEVKITKEMEETYLKLAASLDPVALSLSSTDNADLTIEKYRKDHKRFQRSYDKTGSKV; this is translated from the exons ATGATGGCTGAAAAATGTAAG GAATGTGGGTGCAAATGTGTGAGCTGCAATCAAAATGATCAGCAACATGGAGAAATGCACTTACAtgtagaaatagaaaatttgcGCCAACGTTTAGTGGAGAAAGATAATCACATTGTAACAATGGAGACACAATTCTTAAACGAAGCTGATAAGTTTCCAAATGGAGAATTAGCCTCCATGAAGGAGGAACTTTTAATTTGGCAAGAGAAGTATTCAAGATTGCACGAAGCTCATAAACGTGTTCAGAAAGTAAATCAAAATCTTGAGGATAAATTATTAAGGATTGTAGATAAATGTGAAACAGAGAAAAGCGCATTTACTAAGGATATTGCAACTTTATCTCATAGATTAGCCGATGCAAATTATACAATACATCGTTTAACCCAAGATAAT gaaAAATATCGGAATGATGTAAATTTGGCAATACAACTTCTTCAGTGTAAGCCTTCTAATTTTGTCGGACAAAAATATGATTCT CTGCCCTCTGAGGTACAAGCCAAAGTTAGGACATATATTGCACAAAAGAAACATTCCAATGATACTGCACCTGCTGACATGAAGAGTATTACAGTACCAATTTCAACGTTTCCTCCAACagcaatggtatataatgtaacTAAGCCTGTAGCTGAAAACAATAGCGATGATGATACAGATGAATCCAAGCCACCAGTGGATGTTGTCTCAGCAGCAATAATGGCAAAAGTTTTagaagatcgagagaaagagagagtattTGGCAAACATTGTGACACATGTACTTGTCACAGAAGTATTTTAATGGTTGACGCTGAAACACAAACTAATATGCCAAATGTTTTTTCTTGTAATGAATGTACAATGAAGTATGCACAAAATATAGAGAAACACtctgataatttgaaaaatatcgacAAAAGTTGCCAAAATAAAGGCAGTCAAAACTCTTTGGTGCATGTAGTTTACCACGAAGGAAATGAAAGCGTTAGTAGTAAAGTACACTATCAGAACAATTGTACAAAGATTAGTAATCATCAACAGCTATCCACAAGAGACAAATTTTTAAGTAGGAATGCTAAAATTATAGACGGTTTAAAGGAAGATGGTCGTGTAAATGTTAATATGAAAGttaattttaataagaaaaattcaATACGCCGTAGCGATCCGCAGCTCCAAAGCGTATTCCAAAATCAGAACGAGAACACGATTAAACAGATAACTCACAAAACAGGCGATACATGCGTTaatggtaaaataaatattgataaagGGAAGCAAACGAAATCGAATAAAAAGTGTGAGTTACAAATCGATGGCAAATTCAGTTCGAATTCTTGGAATAAATTGGACAAGGAATCTTCTAGTTGTAGTTACATAGTTcctgaaaattgtaaaaactaCTTTGATAGAAAAGAACTGAGTCAGattgatattattaatgataGACTATGGAAAAACGAGTGGACGAAATTAAAGTCAcagaataaaacgaaagaaagtaaGGATAAAGTTAACAATGACATGGAGATCGATATAATTAACGATAGGATCTGGAAAAATGATAGATCAGCTCAAGAAACTCATCATCCGACGCAATTAACTTTAATAGAAGTGAAGAATATTGATAGTGTTACACAACAGAATGATTCTGGACAAGTGGAAGTAGCCACTAGTCCAAGTTTTAGTAGCGATAGTATTGTAATTTCGACTTCCGATCCTTCCAGTAGCTCTAGTGATGTCGCTCAATTAACTGGACTGCGTTTGCATAATGTTAGTAATTTAAAATCTAATACCCAGAACAGAATAACTGGTCCACGGAATTGTCTCGTAAGAGTAACACCTGGATCGAAGAATATTCTCTTAGATAATGCTGGACATTATAAAACTATATTATACACtagtggaaataaaataaataccgCTTTAGTTCATTCGAAGAAATTGTCTCGGTCTGAATCTGAAAGAACAATTTCAACCAGTAGCGAAGAAAGTACTCCTATGTTGTTACATGACAATAACCAACTGCAAAGAGTAGCTGAATGGGTTCAATCTTCGGTTCACATGGATAATTCTGGGTCAAATTACACGGAGTTAAAGCTTAACGAAAATATGATGGACAAAAGTCTTTCGTTAACGTATTTAGACGAGTCACACACGAAGTGCAAATTGATCGAAAACAATCGAGAACTATATGAGAATTCACTGGAAAACAAATGCAAGGATTTAGTGATGAACGTCCAAGAGTTTGAAgaaggaaatttaaataatgatgtaaataatttttcattggcTGTAAATAACTCTGAtatagaaaaggagaaagatttAATATCTTTCGATGTTCCAATGGAAGAGGACAAAGTTTTGCCTAAAATTTCGAAGAAAGCAAATCCTGTGGATTTTGATTACGAAGTCAAGATCACTAAAGAAATGGAGGAAACTTATTTAAAACTTGCAGCGAGTTTAGATCCTGTCGCGTTAAGCTTATCGAGCACGGATAATGCGGATTTAACGATCGAGAAATATAGGAAAGATCATAAGAGATTTCAAAGGAGTTACGATAAGACGGGATCAAAAGTGTAA